In Microbacterium pumilum, the following proteins share a genomic window:
- a CDS encoding acyl-CoA thioesterase II, with protein sequence MLAVLNLAGSDARTTEDIFTGVSQSMPLGRVYGGQVLAQSIVAAERTLVEARTVHSMHGYFLRPGDSTKGITFAVDRIHDGRSFSTRRTQAYQEGVPIFSMIASFQDQDPGLDHQTPMPTGLPGPEDLPDVEAHLKGLHPMSKRLFVDRPVDLRHIGSPIYLGVEGERTPQQAVWVRVRRALPDDPAIHRAALAYLSDLTIQESILRAHGVSWATPGLKVASLDHAMWWHRPGRADDWMLYVQESPSARGGRGLATGRIYSADGTLLASVAQEIMVRVPDVGSAD encoded by the coding sequence ATGCTCGCAGTCCTCAACCTCGCGGGGTCGGATGCGCGCACCACCGAGGACATCTTCACGGGAGTCTCGCAGTCGATGCCGCTGGGGCGCGTCTACGGCGGCCAGGTGCTGGCACAGTCGATCGTGGCGGCCGAGCGGACCCTCGTCGAGGCACGGACGGTTCATTCGATGCACGGATACTTCCTGCGTCCCGGTGACTCGACGAAGGGCATCACGTTCGCGGTGGACAGGATCCATGACGGACGGTCGTTCTCCACGCGGCGGACGCAGGCATACCAGGAAGGCGTGCCGATCTTCTCGATGATCGCGTCGTTCCAGGATCAGGACCCGGGGCTCGATCACCAGACCCCCATGCCGACCGGCTTGCCTGGCCCGGAGGATCTGCCGGATGTCGAGGCACACCTCAAGGGTCTGCATCCGATGTCGAAGCGCCTCTTCGTCGACCGTCCGGTCGACCTCCGCCACATCGGCTCCCCCATCTATCTGGGCGTCGAGGGCGAACGAACTCCGCAGCAGGCAGTGTGGGTCAGGGTGCGGCGTGCGCTCCCCGACGATCCGGCGATCCACCGCGCCGCCCTCGCGTATCTCAGCGACCTCACCATCCAGGAGTCGATCCTGCGCGCACACGGCGTGTCATGGGCGACACCGGGCCTCAAGGTCGCCAGTCTCGATCACGCGATGTGGTGGCATCGTCCCGGCCGCGCCGACGACTGGATGCTGTACGTGCAGGAATCGCCGAGTGCCCGCGGTGGGCGCGGCCTCGCCACGGGACGCATCTACTCGGCGGACGGCACGCTGCTTGCGAGCGTCGCTCAGGAGATCATGGTCCGCGTGCCGGATGTCGGGTCGGCCGACTGA
- a CDS encoding thioesterase family protein, giving the protein MTDPSVVETASGRRLRVPIHLRWGDLDALGHVNNTSMLKLLEEARLRAFWRPEDGTDAAPTAVFDMTVLEGGGARATLIARQEIEYLRPVPYGQRPLDVQLWVGSIGGSSVEVCYDVFSPLGQDPPVLYARATAVVVLVDSATGRPTRWGAEERAAWSPFIGEPIVYAKRR; this is encoded by the coding sequence GTGACTGACCCGAGCGTGGTGGAGACCGCATCCGGTCGCCGGTTGAGGGTTCCGATCCACCTGAGGTGGGGCGACCTCGACGCGCTCGGGCACGTCAACAACACCTCGATGCTCAAACTCCTCGAGGAGGCGCGCCTGCGCGCGTTCTGGCGCCCGGAAGACGGCACGGATGCTGCGCCGACAGCCGTCTTCGACATGACCGTGCTCGAGGGCGGTGGTGCCCGGGCGACTCTGATCGCCCGGCAGGAGATCGAGTATCTCCGGCCGGTGCCGTATGGTCAGCGTCCGCTGGACGTTCAACTGTGGGTCGGCTCGATCGGCGGATCGAGCGTCGAGGTCTGCTACGACGTGTTCAGCCCGCTCGGGCAGGATCCTCCAGTGCTGTACGCCCGCGCGACGGCGGTGGTGGTGCTCGTCGACAGTGCGACCGGACGCCCCACTCGCTGGGGTGCGGAAGAGCGTGCAGCGTGGTCGCCCTTCATCGGGGAGCCGATCGTCTACGCGAAGCGCCGCTGA